From the genome of Streptomyces sp. NBC_00523:
CCGTCCTGGCGGTGGGCACGCCCGTCGCGTACGCGACGCTCGGCTCGGGCGCCTCTCCGGAACCACGCCCGGCGGTGGCGGGGGCCGTGCGGGGGAAGGACTACATCGAGACCCGGCTGCTCTTCGGCACCGAACGCCCGGACGGCGGGCCGGTGGTGACCGACCGGCAGTTCCTCGCCTTCATCGACGAGGAGGTCACCCCGCGCTTCCCGAACGGGCTGACCATCCAGGACGGCCGGGGTCAGTGGCGCGACTCCCGCGGCGTCATCGAGCGCGAGCGCAGCTACGAGCTGACCCTGCTCTACCCGGCCTCCGAGGCCCGGCTGCGCGGCCGTCAGATCGAGCGCATCCGCGACGCGTACGAGAAGGAGTACGCCCAGGAATCGGTGGGGCGGCTGGAGGAGCGGCTGACGGCCGATTTCTGAGTCCGGCTCGTGAGGTGCGGCTCGTGAGGTCCGGCCCAGGCGTTTTCACGCGCCGGGCGTACGGGGCCGGGCCAGCACCCGGGCCGCCGCGTGCGCGCCCGCCACGGCGGCCGGGAGGAGCGCCAGTCCGGCCGCCGCCTCGCGGCCTCCGCCGACCGGGATGCCCGCCGCCCGCAACCGGCGCCGCGCCCAGAGCGAGTACGGGATGACGACGGTCGGCGAGGTGGCCACGCCCGGGGTGTAGCCGCCGTACGCCGCCGACTGCGCGAGGTGCACCACACCATGGAGCCCGAATCCGGCCAGGACGGTACGGAAGAAGGGGCTGCGGCCGCCCGTGCGCGCCCCGTCGGCGGCGGCCGCCGCGATGAGCACACCCATCAGGCCGATGGCCGTGTTCACCTCGCGCTGCGAGAGGTCCGCCCGGTCCCACGCCCGGTCGGGCACCCACGGCAGCCGCTTCCTGAGCCTGGGCCGCGCGGTCCGGAGCCAGCCCGCCATAGTGGCGATCTCCTCCAGGTCGTTGGCCGCCCAGGCGGCCAGCAGCCCCCAGGTCACCGCTCCGGAAACCCTGTCGCGGTGCTTCATGGCATCCCCCTGCGTGTTGTGTGCCGACGGTCGGCCGCAGCCTATAATGCAACGCAACGTTGCGTTGCACTTTTCTCCGGAGCCGCCATGTCCGCCCCTTCCCCGCACCCCCGCCCCGAGAAGGGCCCCCGCGCCGCCGAGGCGATCTTCGACGCCACGCTGCGGCTGCTCGCCGAGCGCGGGTACGCGGGGCTCACGATCGAGGCCGTCGCCCAGGAGGCGGGGGTCAACAAGACGACGATCTACCGCTGGTGGCCGTCGAAGGCGGCGCTGCTGCGGGCGGCGCTGCTCCGGGCCCGGGTGCTGGACATCGACGTCCCCGACACCGGTTCGCTGCGCGGGGACCTGATCGCGCTCACCGAGCAGGTGGCCGCCCTGGTCACCGGCGTACGGACGCGGGCGGTCGTGCGGGCCCTGGCCTCGGGTACGGGGCTGGCCGACGACGAGCTCGCCGCGCTCGCCCGGGACTTCTTCGCGGACCGGTTCGCGCGCGAGCAGCCGGTGTTCGCCCGGGCCGCCGCACGCGGGGAGCTGCCTCCGGGGGCCGACACGAAGCTGCTGCTCGACCTGATCGCCGGGGCCGTGTGGGTGCGGGCGGCGCTCAGGAACGAGCCCGTACCGGCCGGGTTCGCCGCCGCCGTGGTCGACGCGGTGCTGCCGCCCGGGTACGGCGGCTGAGCAGCGGGCCCCTCAGCCGCCGGTCAGCTCCAGGAGCGCGCCGACCGGGTCGTGGTCGGGGGCGGCGCGCGGCCACCACTCGTCCTGGCCCGGGTCCGACTCGTAGCCGTACCAGCGGCCGTCGCGGCCGAAGCGGAGCTGGAGAGCGCCGCCGGGGTGCGTGAGGTGGTTGCGCCAGGGCTGGAAGCGGGGGAAGCCGGCGGCGGCGAGGGCCGGGCGGGCGCGGTCGAACGGGCCGGCCGGGGGGTCCCACGGGGTTTCCAGGACCGCCAGTCCCTCGGCCTCGCCCTGCCGCCAGGCGGCCACGGCGCGGGCCAGGTCCGTGATGTTGCGGCCGGTGGCGGAGGCCAGCTCCCGGTAGAGGGCGCGGGTCGTCGCGGTGAGCCCGGCGGTGGGTCCGGCGGCGGCGAGGCGGACGGCGTCCTGCCAGGTGGTGAGCCCGGCGAGCGGGTCGTGGCCGGTGGTCAGCAGGGCGTGGGCGCGGGCCGCCGCGTCGGTGGCGAGCTGGTCCAGGGCGAGCGGGTCCCGGGCGCCGGGGAGGACCGGGTAGGCGGGCGGGCGGCCCGGGTGCGGGTCGACGGGGAAGGGCGCGGGCAGCGGGGGCAGGAAGCGGCCGGCCACCGCCTCTTCGGCGGGGACGGACGGGGTGTCGGGGGCGGGGGGCCGCTCCCGGGCGGAGTGCGCGGCGTTGCGCCGGGCCAGCTCGTCGAGCAGCTCGCGCTCGCCCCGGCCGCGCAGCAGGAGCAGGACGAACGGGTCGGTGTCCAGCAGGAGGGCCATCTGGTAGCTGAGGGCGGCGACGTGCTTGCAGGGCCGGCCCCGGTCGGGGCAGGTGCAGGCGGGGTCGAGGTCGCCCGGGGCGGGCAGCAGGGTCATCCCGGCGTCGGTCGCCGTGTCGGCCAGGGAGTGCGGCATCTCCTTGGCGAGGAGCGCGGCGAGGTGGCCGGGGCGGGCGGCGACCGCGTCGAGCAGGGTGTCCCAGTCGGGGTCGGGGAAGGTGCGCAGCCGCAGCTCCGCGCGGTACGGGCGGGGGCGGCTGCCGTGCACGTACGCGACGACGTGCCCCGGGGTGACGGTGATCGCGGCGACGTGGCCGCCGTCCGCGTAGTCCCGCCCCCGGGCGAGGCGCGGGCCGTCCATCGACAGGGATTCGAGGGCCGCCACCCAGGCCCGGCCCCACCAGCTTTCCGCGAACGGCTCGCCCTCCCCGGACGTGCGCGCCGGGACGGCCTCGAAGGTGCGCCGCAGGTCGTCGGGCCCGGGGCGGGAGCGGGCGCCGGGGCGGGCGGCGAGCGGTCCGGTGGTGGGGCGGGGGGCGCCGGTGCGGCGGGGGGCGGGGCTCATGACGGCCTCCGGAGGGAGACGAGGTCGGCCAGGTCGCG
Proteins encoded in this window:
- a CDS encoding TetR/AcrR family transcriptional regulator, encoding MSAPSPHPRPEKGPRAAEAIFDATLRLLAERGYAGLTIEAVAQEAGVNKTTIYRWWPSKAALLRAALLRARVLDIDVPDTGSLRGDLIALTEQVAALVTGVRTRAVVRALASGTGLADDELAALARDFFADRFAREQPVFARAAARGELPPGADTKLLLDLIAGAVWVRAALRNEPVPAGFAAAVVDAVLPPGYGG
- a CDS encoding SWIM zinc finger family protein, coding for MSPAPRRTGAPRPTTGPLAARPGARSRPGPDDLRRTFEAVPARTSGEGEPFAESWWGRAWVAALESLSMDGPRLARGRDYADGGHVAAITVTPGHVVAYVHGSRPRPYRAELRLRTFPDPDWDTLLDAVAARPGHLAALLAKEMPHSLADTATDAGMTLLPAPGDLDPACTCPDRGRPCKHVAALSYQMALLLDTDPFVLLLLRGRGERELLDELARRNAAHSARERPPAPDTPSVPAEEAVAGRFLPPLPAPFPVDPHPGRPPAYPVLPGARDPLALDQLATDAAARAHALLTTGHDPLAGLTTWQDAVRLAAAGPTAGLTATTRALYRELASATGRNITDLARAVAAWRQGEAEGLAVLETPWDPPAGPFDRARPALAAAGFPRFQPWRNHLTHPGGALQLRFGRDGRWYGYESDPGQDEWWPRAAPDHDPVGALLELTGG
- a CDS encoding DUF3574 domain-containing protein — protein: MPLLSRTAAASEPADSPDSRRPRRRTALVAATAGLAVLAVGTPVAYATLGSGASPEPRPAVAGAVRGKDYIETRLLFGTERPDGGPVVTDRQFLAFIDEEVTPRFPNGLTIQDGRGQWRDSRGVIERERSYELTLLYPASEARLRGRQIERIRDAYEKEYAQESVGRLEERLTADF
- a CDS encoding HXXEE domain-containing protein, which encodes MTWGLLAAWAANDLEEIATMAGWLRTARPRLRKRLPWVPDRAWDRADLSQREVNTAIGLMGVLIAAAAADGARTGGRSPFFRTVLAGFGLHGVVHLAQSAAYGGYTPGVATSPTVVIPYSLWARRRLRAAGIPVGGGREAAAGLALLPAAVAGAHAAARVLARPRTPGA